TGGGATTATCTATTTGACAGGCAACTCAAAACAGACTGGATAAAACTCGGCGAGTGGTTTTATGACGGTGAAAGGTGGATGACAACGAATCAGACCGAGTTTGTCTCCGACTACGCACATGGCGAAAATCCAAATGAAGATATGGCAGAAAGCATCGCTTACTATATCGTCACCCCGGATAAACTCAGGTCCAGATCGCCTGCCAAGTATGAATTCATACAGAACAGGGTTATGCACGGCACACGCTATATTTCTACGATACGCGAAGACCTCACCTTTGTCGTCTATAACTTATATCCCGATTATGTCTACCCCGGAGAAGTCGTCCGGGTTGATGTGACAGTGGAAGGTGATTCAGAAGGAAAAGGGTCTAAACAAGTTACTGTAGAAATAGAAACCCATACAGAAAACGAATTGGACTACTCAACAGGTGGATATGTGTATTTTAAATTGTTAGATAGAGATCGAAATCGAAATGGTCCCGATTACTTCGCTGTCCGATTACGCCCTGTAGGTGCAAAACAGAGCAATATATTGCGCGGAAACAAATATGTTCCTTCGTATTATGCTAAAGGGGATTACACAATAACACAAGTGGCGACATACGATGTCAATAGGCTCACAAGATACAATTCGGGTGGCTTCGGCTTGCAAATCTATATCAATAACAGAGACGAAGACCAAGACTCATCCCCCCCTGAATATGTGCCGAATTCCGCAAAGTTGTCCATATCAGACGCATACACCGAAAGAAACGAGCATTTCTACGCTGTCACTGCAACCTGGCAAGTCAAAGAGGATAGGACACTCTCCGGGTCTACTTATATAGAACCAAAAGAAGAAGAACAGGACTTTAGACGTGGGGTCTACTATTACCTACAACCATACAACAGATGGTCGGGTGGTGGGCGTTTGGTGGATGCTCGTGCAATCAGGTGGGAGGGAGATATTTGGACATTAAAATCAACTTTTTACATCCCACATTATATGCCCGGTGGGGTGTATGAATTAAAACGCCTCTACTTTAAGGATGAAATAAACCGTGAGAGTGCTTGGTTACCTGATATTGATGATCAGATGCGAAAAGTAACAATAGAAACGAAGCACCCGGATATGACACCACCTACACTCGATGTTAACAGGATCACTGTGGATGCCGAACCCGCAAATCCGGCAAATCCGAATGGTGAGACGTTCGTCACAGTCACGTATTATGTCAAAGACGATATTAGTGGGTTTGAAGGAGGGCATATCGCTATCAGAGACCCGTTAGGCGGGGAAAGAAGTTATGGTTTTCAGGGACCCTACAGTTATAACCAAACAAAGGAAATCTATTTTCAAGATGCCCCCAATGTTTATCGAAAATATACGAGTTTTATCCACTTGCCGGAAGGCAGTTTTCCCGGTGTTTGGGGCGTTATCGGAATATCGGTTACGGACAAAGCAAGGAATAACATTTACCATGATTTTACCGAAATCACGCGCTTTGAAGTGGAAGAAGGAGCTGCTGCAGCCCCTGTAATTGCCGTACTTCCTGACAACACGCAACTTCTCGCAAATTATCCCAATCCGTTCAACCCAGAAACCTGGATACCGTATCACTTAGCAGATGCTGCAGACGTTACCTTGACGATCTATGCGGTAGATGGTAAACCTGTTCGGACTTTAGCCCTTGGACAGCAACCAGGGGGTATGTATCAAAGCAAAGGTCGTGCTGCATATTGGGATGGCAGAAACGAACATAATGAACTGGTTGCCAGTGGTCTTTATTTCTATACGTTGACGGCAGGGGACTTTTCGGAAACACGGAAGATGTTGATAAGAAAATAGTATCAAATGACCATAAGATAGCTGGAATGCTGATGTTTATTAGCTTCCCAGTAATAGAAGATTGAACAGGCTAACAGCCTATTCTACAATTAAGTAAACCCTTTTCCTTTTAACAGAAAGCGGTACGTAAAGTCAAGGTCCTTCGTCCGTTTATCAAAGCGTGTTTTATTATTTTTCGATGTTACTATAATCCATTAAAGGAGCATTTTATGAACGCGAAAGTTTTTAGGTTAATGCTATGCGTATTCCTTTCGCTCTCAGTTGCGTTATTGTCTGGGTGTGAACGGATACGCGATATGGGGATGACTGATGAAATGGTCACTCCGTCTGATGAAACGACTATGCCCACACTTAAAGTGGGTCTAATTCACCCACAACCCAATTATACCAGTTTTGGCAAAGGGGCTGAACTTGCTCGCGGTGAAATCAACGCAGCGGGCGGTGTCCTCGGTATGCAGGTGGAATTCGTCTATAAAGAGGAAGTCACAGCCACCGTCGCTCAGGATGCCGCAGCATTGGCTGAATCGGAAGGTGTTGTTGCGATATTGGGTCCCCTGTTTTCGAGCCATGCTGTGAAAGTTGGGCCCGTCATCAATATCCCGGTACTCCTCGGCGCAACACGGGCAGAGGTGACGGCAGACGCGACGGACCCAAACGATTTTATGTTTCTCATTGCAGGTTCCAATGTGCTACAGGCGGAACTTCTGGCAAAAGTCGTTGTAAATCAGCTTGATAAGAAAACCGCTGCAATGATTTGGCAAAACATGGATGTGTATTCTGAAGGTTTTGTGCAATCATTTAAGGCAAGTTTTGAAAAACTTGGCGGGAGCGTGGTTGTCGAGCAAACCTATGAGAGTGGGGCGATGATGTTTACTGAACAACTGACTGCAGTTAAAGATGCAGCCCCTGATGTCCTTCTTCTCGCCAGTTTTCCACCAGCGAACCCACATATAATGAAAGAAGCACGGGACATGGGAATTGAATCTACCTTTATCGGTAGCGATGGTTGGGACGATCCGCTGAT
This window of the Candidatus Poribacteria bacterium genome carries:
- a CDS encoding T9SS type A sorting domain-containing protein, whose translation is MCEALVRQQRFVLYLIALFLMSLFSGQAIAEWETTTYHWEIGEEPSGQETVFVPQPVEVEIENTGINAFLTSSASYTLARRYQVYLSPEWDEDKTYLLLQALQDMAEGYGSHSPPWRRNPSYWVLSDVHVAEDIDLGPDVAVAQGSLRTITIASEAFTHAHPFVAKIDGIQGRYFSKRLWRAALRFATYIPGEGIQHRAIDNMLQRYYGVTVHVPDYEVLTGEPAHNFSTFTYEEIIGIMIMFEEYPSGMHVTPGLKYLIRRAPDPFVKYTARANTGKGFIEFTEKAFEDGITHETQRIILHEKAHFLWDYLFDRQLKTDWIKLGEWFYDGERWMTTNQTEFVSDYAHGENPNEDMAESIAYYIVTPDKLRSRSPAKYEFIQNRVMHGTRYISTIREDLTFVVYNLYPDYVYPGEVVRVDVTVEGDSEGKGSKQVTVEIETHTENELDYSTGGYVYFKLLDRDRNRNGPDYFAVRLRPVGAKQSNILRGNKYVPSYYAKGDYTITQVATYDVNRLTRYNSGGFGLQIYINNRDEDQDSSPPEYVPNSAKLSISDAYTERNEHFYAVTATWQVKEDRTLSGSTYIEPKEEEQDFRRGVYYYLQPYNRWSGGGRLVDARAIRWEGDIWTLKSTFYIPHYMPGGVYELKRLYFKDEINRESAWLPDIDDQMRKVTIETKHPDMTPPTLDVNRITVDAEPANPANPNGETFVTVTYYVKDDISGFEGGHIAIRDPLGGERSYGFQGPYSYNQTKEIYFQDAPNVYRKYTSFIHLPEGSFPGVWGVIGISVTDKARNNIYHDFTEITRFEVEEGAAAAPVIAVLPDNTQLLANYPNPFNPETWIPYHLADAADVTLTIYAVDGKPVRTLALGQQPGGMYQSKGRAAYWDGRNEHNELVASGLYFYTLTAGDFSETRKMLIRK
- a CDS encoding ABC transporter substrate-binding protein; the protein is MNAKVFRLMLCVFLSLSVALLSGCERIRDMGMTDEMVTPSDETTMPTLKVGLIHPQPNYTSFGKGAELARGEINAAGGVLGMQVEFVYKEEVTATVAQDAAALAESEGVVAILGPLFSSHAVKVGPVINIPVLLGATRAEVTADATDPNDFMFLIAGSNVLQAELLAKVVVNQLDKKTAAMIWQNMDVYSEGFVQSFKASFEKLGGSVVVEQTYESGAMMFTEQLTAVKDAAPDVLLLASFPPANPHIMKEARDMGIESTFIGSDGWDDPLMSTTLADNEPVDGYYCTNLDPDAVDFNAAYMAKYGSVDGIAAADYDALRILKIAIETVGSTDDPGAIRDAIVGITNYEGATTISHFDENRNPVKSVGVRQILNGMPQADIIEATPEDGATE